Within Candidatus Goldiibacteriota bacterium HGW-Goldbacteria-1, the genomic segment AAAGCCGGCGAAGAAGAACGCATAACCACCGGCATAGAAGAAGCAGACAGGGTGTTCGGCGGCGGTATTGTAAAGGGTTCGCTTGTATTGATGGGCGGTGAACCCGGCGTGGGCAAGTCCACAATCGCGCTGGATATTGCGGACAGGATAGCCGCGCGTTACGGCAATGTGCTGTATGTGTCGGGAGAAGAATCCCTAAGGCAGATTAAGATGAGGGCTGACAGGACGGGAATTAAATCGGAATCGCTGAAGGTAATGTCAGAGACTTCGGTTGAAAAAATATCCGATATCATTGAAAAAGACAAACCCGCCCTTGTGGTGGTGGATTCAATACAGACTGTATATAAGGAAGAGATTGAAGGCGCGGCAGGAAGCGTTAATCAGTTAAGGGAAAGCTGCGCCCAGCTTTTGTATGCCGCAAAAAAGACAAACGTGCCGGTGATAATAATAGGGCATGTGACAAAAGAAGGCACAATAGCCGGGCCTAAGATGCTTGAACACATGGTGGACGCGGTGTTATACCTTGAAGCGGAAAAGTATTACCAGTTTAAGGTGTTAAGGGCGGTAAAAAACAGGTTTGGCTCCACCAATGAAATAGGGATATTTGACATGCAGGCATCTGGCATTAAAGAGGTAAAAAGCCCGTCAAAATTACTGCTGGATGAAATGAAAGAAACAAAGACAGGCAGCGGAATAGTAACCGTAATGGAAGGCACGCGCGCCCTTCTGCTGGAAATTCAGGCGTTAACCGTGCGCAGAAGCTACGGCAATCCGCAGAGGACGGTTACGGGAATTGATTACAACAGGTTTCTTCTTATAGTGGCGATTCTTGAAAAGAACCTTGATTTAAAACTTGATAACTGCGATATATTTTTAAACGTGGCCGGCGGCATAAAGATAGTTGAAACAGCGGCAGATTTAGGCGCCGCCGCCGCCATATACAGCAGCCATACGGGCAGGCCTGTTTCCACCAAGTCGGTTTTTCTTGGGGAACTGGGGCTGGACGGCGAAGTAAGGCCGGTTAGGTTTCTGGAACAGCGCCTGGCAGAGGCGGAAAGAATGGGTTTTAAAACAGCCTATGTGCCGGAGCGTTCAAAGGCGGGAAAAAGCAGGATGGAAATTATAAAGATTGGAAATGTAAGCGCGCTTACAAAACTTTAAAAAAACGCGCGGATTAAATTAAAAGGTGGTGAGAAAAAAATGAAGTATTTTATTTATCTGTTGTTTATGGCGGTTTCAGTTTTTGCCGGGGTTATGCTTTATAAATCCAATTCATTATACGGGATTATTACATTGTCCGGCGCGGCAGCCGCGGCCCTTATGATTATCGGGGATATATTCCTGTCCGGTAAAGAGGCAAAAAAAGGGTCGGTTTATCCTAAATTACTTGATACCAGCGTAATTATTGACGGAAGAATCAAGGATATCTGCAGGGCCGGATTTCTGGAAGGCACACTTATCGCCCCGAAATTTGTGCTTCACGAACTTCAGTACATAGCTGATTCGTCGGACCACATGAAAAGAAGCAAGGGGCGCAGGGGGCTGGATATTTTAAATGACCTGCGCAAGATGCCAAGCGTCACGCTGGAAATAGTTGATAAAGACTATCCGCAGACAAGGGAAGTTGACCAGAAACTGGTATTAATGGCAAAAGAGACGGGCGCTAAAATTATTACTAACGATTATAACCTTAATAAAACCGCGGAGATTCAGGGCGTTAAGATTCTTAACATTAACGACCTTTCCAATTCGGTAAAACCGTCTTTCCTTCCCGGTGAGCGCATAGGCGTGAAAATTATGAAGGAAGGAAAAGAAAAAGAACAGGGCATAGCATACCTTACGGACGGCACGATGATAGTGGTTGATAACGCCAGAAAACTTCTTAATAAGAAGATAGATGTGGTGGTTACCAACGTATTGCAGACAGACGCCGGAAGGATGATATTTGCCAGATACGAACAGGGCGGCGACAGCCGTGAGAACCGCGGCGCGCGCGGATATTTTAAAAGGCCGTTCCGCCGTAATGACAGAAACCAGAACCGTAATAACAATACTAACAGTACCACGCAGAGTGCGCCTGTAAGTGAAGCGCACAGTGAAGAACCAAAAAAGGAAAATGAATGAAGACAGCGGCAATAATTGTGGCTGCCGGAAGCGGAAAACGCTTTGGCGGAGCCGTACCAAAGCAGTATCTTAAGTTAAAAGGCAGGGAAATTCTTGCGCACGCGGTATCTGTTTTTGAAAAGTCGCGTGAAATAGGTTTGATACTGCTGGTGGTATCCCCTGATTACAGGGAATTTGCCGGGAAGATGATAGTAAAGAAATATGGTTTTAAAAAAGTCGCAGGCGTTATAGACGGGGGTGCACAGAGATATGACTCCGTCTATAACGCCTTAAAGTTTCTAAAGAAGATGGCTGTTGATAACGTCCTTATTCATGACGGCGCAAGGCCGTATTTTGAACCGGGCCTTATTACAGATGTTTTAAGAGAGTTAAAAAAATATCCTGCGGCAATTCCTGTTAAAAAAGTTTCTTTAACCGTTAAAAAGGTTAAGGGCGGTTTTTTAAATGGAACGCTGGACAGGAATGAATTAAGGACGGCAGAGACGCCGCAGGGATTTCGGTATAAAGAAATCCTTAAAGCGTATGAAACCGCTGACTTTAATAAGCTTAAACCAACAGACGACGCGCAGCTGTTTGAAGCGCGCGGAAAAAAAGTAAAGGCCGTTGAATATGAAGGCATTAACATAAAAGTAACCACTAAGCAGGACCTTGAAATATTAAAGGGACTGCCGTATTTTAAGAAATTAAAGGGGTGATTTAAGTGCGTGTAGGCATTGGATATGACGTACACAGGTTAAAAAGAGGCAGGCGGCTGTTTTTAGGCGGCGTGGAATTTGAAAAAGCCGAATTCGGGCTGGAAGGCCATTCAGACGCGGATGTCCTTATTCACGCCATAATGGACGCAATGCTGGGCGCCGCGGGCTTACGCGACATAGGTTATTATTTTTCGGATAAGGATGAAAAATATAAGGGGATAAGAAGCACGGAACTTTTAAAACAGGTAAAGGAACTTATTGAAAAAGAAGGTTATGTGATAGGCAATGTGGATTCAATAATAGTGGCGGAATACCCAAGGGTTGCACCGTACATAGAAAAGATAAAAACGTCGCTGGCGCAGTGCCTTGGCGTTAAAGAGTCCCAGGTGGCCATTAAAGCCACAACAGAAGAAGGCCTTGGATTCACCGGCGCCAAAGAAGGCGTAAGCGCGCACGCGGTTGCGGTTCTTAAGGAGAAAGCGTAAATGATAAAGGTTCACAATACAATGACGGGAAAAACAGAAGAGTTTGTACCTGTAACGCCGGGCGAAGTGAAAATGTACGTCTGCGGGCCTACTGTATATAACTACTTTCACATAGGCAATGCCAGGATTTTTGTGGTTTTTGATACCATAAGAAAATACTTTGAATACAGCGGATATAAAGTGAAATTTGTCCAGAATATCACCGACATTGAAGATAAAATAATAAACAAGGCCGCGGCAGAGAGTATTACCTGGCAGGACGTGGTGAAAAAATATACTGACGCGTATTTTGAAGACACGCAGGCGCTTAAGGTAAAAAAACCCGATGTAAGCCCGCGCGCCACTGAAGAAATTGAAGGCATGATTAAGATGATATCTATATTAATAGAAAAGGGCAACGCCTATGCGTCAAAGAACGGCGTGTATTTCAGCGTGGCAAGTTTTAACGGGTACGGAAAACTGTCGCACAGGAATATTGACGACCTGCAGGAAGGCGCAAGGGTGGATGTTGATGAAGAAAAGAAAAGCCCGCTGGATTTCGCACTGTGGAAATTTTCCAAGCCGGGAGAGCCGTTCTGGGAAAGTCCGTGGGGCAAGGGCAGGCCGGGCTGGCACATAGAATGCTCCGTAATGTCTTCAAAATACCTTGCCGAGACATTTGATATTCACGGTGGCGGCGCGGATTTGGTTTTCCCCCACCACGAAAATGAAATAGCGCAGTCAGAGGCGTGCACAGGCAAAGAGTTTGCCAAATACTGGATGCACGGCGGATACATGAATATTAAGGGCGAAAAGATGTCCAAATCAAAAGGCAACTTTGTAATGGTCCGCGACCTGTTAAAGGATTTTTCCGCGGAAGTTATAAGGATGTTTATCTTGTCAGCGCATTACCGCGGGCCGCTTGATTTTTCATATGAAAATATGGAACCGGTAAAAAAAGGGTATTCCGAATACTATTACACCCTTCAGCGTTTAAACCAGCGCCTTGAGGGTATTAATATTAATGAGCAGATAAAACCGGATAACAAATTCATAGCGGAATTCAAAAGTTCCATGGATGAAGATTTTAATACGTCCAAAGCGCAGGCCGTTATATATAACTGCCTTGCGGAAATTAAGTCTAAACTGCCGAATATGACAGATGCTGACGCCGCCGAATATGACGCTGTGCTGCGTTTAATGGGCGGGGTGCTTGGCATAGTGCCGGAAATAAAACCGGTTGACCCGCAGGTTATTGACCTG encodes:
- a CDS encoding DNA repair protein RadA, with product MKKKTVFSCASCGYQSAKWLGKCPSCNEFNTFQEETEFKGKAGADYRKFESASAASPLKDIKAGEEERITTGIEEADRVFGGGIVKGSLVLMGGEPGVGKSTIALDIADRIAARYGNVLYVSGEESLRQIKMRADRTGIKSESLKVMSETSVEKISDIIEKDKPALVVVDSIQTVYKEEIEGAAGSVNQLRESCAQLLYAAKKTNVPVIIIGHVTKEGTIAGPKMLEHMVDAVLYLEAEKYYQFKVLRAVKNRFGSTNEIGIFDMQASGIKEVKSPSKLLLDEMKETKTGSGIVTVMEGTRALLLEIQALTVRRSYGNPQRTVTGIDYNRFLLIVAILEKNLDLKLDNCDIFLNVAGGIKIVETAADLGAAAAIYSSHTGRPVSTKSVFLGELGLDGEVRPVRFLEQRLAEAERMGFKTAYVPERSKAGKSRMEIIKIGNVSALTKL
- a CDS encoding PIN domain nuclease, whose amino-acid sequence is MKYFIYLLFMAVSVFAGVMLYKSNSLYGIITLSGAAAAALMIIGDIFLSGKEAKKGSVYPKLLDTSVIIDGRIKDICRAGFLEGTLIAPKFVLHELQYIADSSDHMKRSKGRRGLDILNDLRKMPSVTLEIVDKDYPQTREVDQKLVLMAKETGAKIITNDYNLNKTAEIQGVKILNINDLSNSVKPSFLPGERIGVKIMKEGKEKEQGIAYLTDGTMIVVDNARKLLNKKIDVVVTNVLQTDAGRMIFARYEQGGDSRENRGARGYFKRPFRRNDRNQNRNNNTNSTTQSAPVSEAHSEEPKKENE
- the ispD gene encoding 2-C-methyl-D-erythritol 4-phosphate cytidylyltransferase, giving the protein MKTAAIIVAAGSGKRFGGAVPKQYLKLKGREILAHAVSVFEKSREIGLILLVVSPDYREFAGKMIVKKYGFKKVAGVIDGGAQRYDSVYNALKFLKKMAVDNVLIHDGARPYFEPGLITDVLRELKKYPAAIPVKKVSLTVKKVKGGFLNGTLDRNELRTAETPQGFRYKEILKAYETADFNKLKPTDDAQLFEARGKKVKAVEYEGINIKVTTKQDLEILKGLPYFKKLKG
- a CDS encoding 2-C-methyl-D-erythritol 2,4-cyclodiphosphate synthase; the protein is MRVGIGYDVHRLKRGRRLFLGGVEFEKAEFGLEGHSDADVLIHAIMDAMLGAAGLRDIGYYFSDKDEKYKGIRSTELLKQVKELIEKEGYVIGNVDSIIVAEYPRVAPYIEKIKTSLAQCLGVKESQVAIKATTEEGLGFTGAKEGVSAHAVAVLKEKA
- a CDS encoding cysteine--tRNA ligase codes for the protein MKVHNTMTGKTEEFVPVTPGEVKMYVCGPTVYNYFHIGNARIFVVFDTIRKYFEYSGYKVKFVQNITDIEDKIINKAAAESITWQDVVKKYTDAYFEDTQALKVKKPDVSPRATEEIEGMIKMISILIEKGNAYASKNGVYFSVASFNGYGKLSHRNIDDLQEGARVDVDEEKKSPLDFALWKFSKPGEPFWESPWGKGRPGWHIECSVMSSKYLAETFDIHGGGADLVFPHHENEIAQSEACTGKEFAKYWMHGGYMNIKGEKMSKSKGNFVMVRDLLKDFSAEVIRMFILSAHYRGPLDFSYENMEPVKKGYSEYYYTLQRLNQRLEGININEQIKPDNKFIAEFKSSMDEDFNTSKAQAVIYNCLAEIKSKLPNMTDADAAEYDAVLRLMGGVLGIVPEIKPVDPQVIDLVKQIGVLRSEKKYEEADLLKKKAAETGYILEFTKARTYIIRELK